GGCGTCGCCGCCGCGATGACCACCCCCGGCTCGATGGCACTGGCCTTCCGCCTCTTCGACGACGACCGCCTGCGCGTCCGGGCCACCACGCTCATCTCCACCGTCGGCCTGGTCGGCCTCGCGATCGGCCCGACCGCCGGCGGCCTGGTCCTCACGGTCGCACCGTGGCAGGTCCTGCTGCTGGTGAACGTGCCGATCGCCGCGCTCGCCTTCCTCGGCATCCGGGCCGGCATCGCCGCCGACGACCCGGCCGACCTGCACCGCGACCCGGTCGACGTGGCCGGCGCGGCGCTCGGCACCACCACCATCGGCCTGGCGCTGCTGGCGCCGACCCTGTTCGTGGACGGCTCACCGGCGCGCTGGCCGGTCGCCGTCGCGGCCGTGGTGACCGCCGTGCTCTTCGTCCTGCGCCAGCGCACCGCCCGGCACCCACTGCTCGACCTCAAGCTGGTCGGGCAGCCGCTGGTCGCCGGCGGCCTGGCCGACAAGGCCGCCGCCGCCCTGGCCACCGCGGGCCTCGGCTACCTGGTCACCCTCCAGCTCCAGCTGGACTGGGGCTGGACCCCCGCGCAGGCCGCGCTCGGCCTGCTGCCGCAGGTCGTCGTGCTGGTCGCGGGCGGCGCGGTCGTCGACCCGTTCGTCCGCCGGGTCGGCCTGGACCGGGCCGCCTGGATGAGCGCCACCGCGGTGGTCGCCGGTCTGGCCGTCTACACCCTGTTCGGCCGGCTCGGCTACGCCTGGGTCGCGCTCGCCCTCGCACTGGTGGCCGCCGGCCTGCGCGTGGTCGGTGTGGTCGCCGCCGTGAACGTCCTCCGCGGCCTGCCCAGGAGCCGGACCACGATCGGCGCGGCCCTCACCGACACCGCAACCGAGGTCACCTCGGGCGCCGGCCTCGCCATCGCCGGCACCGTCCTGGCCGCCGTGTTCACCGGCGACCTCGCCACCGACCACTGGACTCCCCAGCAGACCGCCGAGTTCGCCACGGCGTCCCGGGTCGCCGGGCTGGTGCTCACCCTGACCGCGGCCGCGCTCGTCGCCTGGGCCTACCGCCGCACGCACCGCCCCGCACCGGCGCCCGAGCCGCGGCCTGCCGAGGCGCCGGTCGGGGCCTAAGCTCAGCGCCATGCTCGAATCCCAACGCGAACGTGTCCCGCTCAACGACGACGGCGAGCAGGACACCGCCCTGGCCTTCCTGTCCTTCGCCCGCTCGTGCGTCCTGAAGAAGGTCGGCGGTCTGGACGACGAGCAGCTGCGCCGCCGCCTGGTCGTCTCCGACACGACGCTGCTCGGCCTGGTCCAGCACCTGACCGACGCCGAACGCTACTGGTTCGGCTACACGGTCGGCGGCGACAAGCAGCACGCCGACGTGGACTTCACCATGATCGTGCCGGCGGACCGCCCCGCCGACCAGGTCATCGCCGACTATCGCACCGCGATCGCCGAGTCCGACGCCCACCTTCGGGCCGTCGGTGGCCTCGGCACACGCACCGCCCACCCGGTCGGCGACGAACACCGCACGGTCCGCTGGGTCGTCGCCCACATGACCGGCGAGACCGTGCGCCACGCCGGCCACGCCGACATCCTCCGCGAACTGATCGACGGCGTCACCGGACGCTGAGAGCCCACCCCCAACCCGTCACGGCTGGCACTCACGGCCCTATGCGGGGCGGGGATAGGGCGCTCAACACCAGCCCGGACCTCAGCCGAGCACCAACCCGACAAACCCGGCTGGCACTCACGGCCCTATGCACGCCCGGAATAGGGCGCTGAACACCAGCCCGACCGTCACGGCTGGCACTCACGGCCCTATGCGGGGCGGGGATAGGGCGCTCAACACCAGCCCGGACCTCAGCCCCGAGCACCAACCCGACAAACCCGGCTGGCACTCACGGCCCTATGCACGCCCGGAATAGGGCGCTCAACACCAGCCCGACCGTCACGGCTGGCACTCACGGCCCTATACACGCCGGCGATAGGGCGCTCAACACCAGCCCGAGCCTCGGCCGAGCACCAACCCGACAAACCCGGCTGGCACTCACGGCCCTATGCACGCCCGGAATAGGGCGCTCAACACCAGCCCGACGATCACGGCTGGCGCTGGTGGCCCTATGCGAGGCGGGGATAGGGCGCTGAGCGCCAGCTCAGGTCTTGGCGGTCTGCACTCTCTGAGCGGACCGCGCGCCATCGGAACCGCGGGTCGCAACCGGCGGCCGCGACGGTGACCCGAAGCTGCGTGGCACGGCAAGCGACGGTGAACCGCAGCTGCGTGGCTGGGGCGCGCGAGCGGCGACCAGCCGCCGATGCCGGCCGTGACCGGCACTCGCCCGGCGAGCTGCGGCCAGTCGTGGTCGCGGATCGGCGGCGCCCGACGATGTCGGAGGTGCGGGTCCAGGCGGTGTGCACCAGTTGTGGCCGCAGCGCCAGGTCGGTGGCGGCGAGCGCGGCGGCGGCTTCCAGGTCGGTGGCCCGGGCGATCCGGGCGTCCAGGACCATGCCGCACCGGGGCTGTTCCTCGAGCGCGGTCAGTCCCCCTTGCGCGCTTGCAGGCCGCTGGTCGCTACCGGGCCGTTCTCAGACCGACGCGAAGCGGGCCGCGAAGGCGACCGCGCCGACGTCACCGTCCCGCAGCCGGACCGCGATGGCGGACTCCCCGATGTTCTCCAGCGTGCGTGCCGCGAAGTTGATCGCGGCCGGTTCCCGGCGCAGCAGCTGTTTGGCGAGCCGCGCCTGGGTGGACCGCAGCGTGGCGAAGGCGCACTGATCGAGACCCGCCACGAACTCGTCGCTCAGGGTCCCGTCCAGAGCGTGCTCCACGACCAGCTCGCGCAGCCACTCCGGCCAGTAGCCGTATTTCCCGACGATCTTGCCGGCGTGGATGGCCTCGGCCGGGGTGCGCCCCGCGTGCAGCAGTTGCGCGGTGACCGGCACGTCCAGGTGGGTGACCCGCAGCGCGGAGACGAAGATGCGCAGCAGCACGACCGCGCCGAACCGGGGTTCCATCTCGGCGGCGGCGCGGGCGTACTCGCCGTCCATCACCCAGGAGACCACCTCGGCCTCGGCCAGGGCGGCCGGGTCGACCCCGCGCGAGCCGAGCCGGTCGATCGTCTCGCGGAGCCGGCTGCGCGCCTTGTCGTACCGGTCGCGCAGGCCCTCGCTGTTCGCCTTGTTGCGGAACAGGATGGCGGTGTCGGCGGCGATGTCCGCTTCCCGTTGCAGCAGCTGCGAGGTGATCCTGGGCAGCAGGAGCTCGGTCAGGCCGATGGTGAGGATCGCCTCGTCGAAGCGGTCGGTGGCCGTCTCGAACTGATGCCACCAGTCGACGGAGTGCTCGCTGGACATGAGACCTCCCGGTACGCCGAATGCAAGCCTCATCGACCGGGCACACGGCGACCTGCGGATCCGCCGGCCGGTGGCTGCCGGGCGTACCGGAAAGCAACGAACCGGAACCCGGAGCGAACCCTGAGTCAGTCGCCGACCCCGCGGTTCATGGCCAGGTCCAGCGCCAGGACGCTGCCGATGATCAGCAGCGGGTCGATGCCGGCGGTGATCTGGACGGCGTAGGTGTCGTGGAGGGTGAGCCAGCGCTTGGAGACCGAGGCGACCTCGGTGCCACCCTGCTCGATCACGTACTCGTGATCCAGCAGGTTGCCCTTCATCTCCAGGTCGTCCGGGCCGGGCACGTCGATGACGAACTTGTCCCGGAACGGGGTGAACATCTTCTTGCGCACCTCGGCGGCCTTCTCCCCGCCGATCCGGACCTCGTAGGTCGGGCGCATCGCGACCAGATGCCGGTGCACGCTGGCCACCTCGGCGCCGGTCAGGTCCTCGATCACCACCCGGTTCCGCAGGCTGAGCACCTTGCCGTCCACGTGGAAGACCTTCGTGCCGTTCTCGTCGAGCACGTCGAAGTCGTCACCGATGGCGAACAATCGTTCCCTGATCACATACATGGTTCGATTGTCCGCCATCCTAGCGACGATCAGCTGTGCTCGACGGCCGCCTGCTGCACCGGCAGCGCGGCGATGTAGCGCCGCATGAACGCGTCGAAGCCCGCCACGTCCACCGGGTCCGGCGCGGCGGTGTCCAGCTGCGTGCCGGCGAACACGTCGTTGTTCAGGAACTGATCCAGGCTCTGCCCGTCCTTGCGGCCGGACAGGAACGCGGCCAGGATCGCGATGCCCCACGCGCCGCCCTCGCCGGCCAGGTCACCGACCGAGACCGGGGTGTTGATCGCGGCGGCCAGCAGGTTCTGCGCGACGCCCTGGGTCTTGAACAGGCCGCCGTGCGCGAACATCCGGTCCAGCCGCACGGACTCGGCCTTCTGCAGCACGTCCATGCCGATCCGCAGGGTGGCCAGCGCCGAGTAGAGCTGGGTCCGCATGAAGGTGGCCAGATCGAGCGTGCTGCCCGGCTCGCGCAGGAACAGCGGCCGGCCCTCGTGCAGCCGGGTGATCGGCTCGCCGGACAGGTAGTTGAACGCCATCAGGCCACCGCCGTCCGGCGCCCCGGCCAGCGCGGAGCGGAACAGCGTCTCGAAGATGGTGTTGCTGTCCGCCCGCACCCCGAGCGCCGTGGCGAACTCGGCGAACAGCCCGGCCCACGAGTTCAGCTCGCTGGCCCCGTTGTTGCAGTGCACCATCGCGACCAGGTCACCGGCCGGGGTGGTCACCAGGTCGACCTCGGGGTGCATCCGGCTCAGCGGCCCGTCCAGCACGATCATGGCGAAGATGCTGGTCCCGGCGCTGACGTTGCCGGTCCGGCGGGCCACCGAGTTGGTGGCGACCATGCCGGTGCCGGCGTCGCCCTCGGGCGGGCAGAGCGGCAGCCCGGCGAGGAGGACGCCAGTGGGGTCGAGCAGCGCGGCGCCGGCCTCGGTGAGCGTGCCGGCCGTCTCACCGGCGGGCAGCACCGCCGGCAGCAGCCCGGCCAGCGCCGGCACGCCGCGCCCGGCGACCAGCTCGTCGAACTGGGCGAGCATCCCGGCGTCGTAGGTCCCGGTCGCCACGTCGATCGGGAACATGCCGCTGGCGTCGCCGACACCGAGCACCTGGCGGCCGGTCAGCTTCCAGTGCACGTAACCGGCCAGGGTGGTGACGTGGGCGAGCCGCCCGATGTGCTCTTCACCGTTGAGAATCGCCTGGTAGAGGTGGGCGATGCTCCACCGGTGCGGGATGTTGTGGCCGAACAGGTCGCTGAGCGCCTCGGAGGCGTCGCCGGTGTTCGTGTTCCGCCAGGTGCGGAACGGGGTGAGCAGCTCCCCGTCGGCGTCGAAGGCCAGGTAACCGTGCATCATCGCGGACACCCCGAGCGCGCCGGTGGTCCGCAGCTCCGTGCCGTGTTTCGCCCGGACGTCCGCCGCGAGCTTCGCAAAGCAGTCCTGAAGCCCGGCCCAGACCGCCTCCAGCGAATAGGTCCAGACCCGGTCGACGAACTGATTCTCCCAGTCGTGGCTGCCCGTCGCGATCGCCTCGTGGTCGGGACCGATCAACACCGCCTTGATCCGGGTCGACCCCAGCTCGATCCCGAGGGCCGTGCGCCCCTGGTCGATCGCCTCACGCAAGTTCGTCATGTTCACGTTCTACCGTACGAGTGCGCTGGTCCACCAGCAGCCCCTCCCTTCAATTGTGATCGTTCCCATCGGAGCCGATCACCTGCCGTCCACACCGGGCCGGACACTCACATCGAAGCACATCACAGCCCACTTCCGGGCTCGCCGACGCCGCCGGTTCCACCCATCAAAACCTGTTTTGTGTACGCCCGGAGCCGCCGCCGCCGGATCAGGACCGGGCATGGGGCAGCGGCCCAGACATCCGCCGTGGATGGCTGGGTCACTGCGGGCGGTCCTACTGGAACTGCCAGTCCCCGGCGTGAAGCGAGTCGGGTCCGTCGTCACCGATGGTGTCCTGGACCAGCGACGCCCGATCGAGCAGACTCTCCGACTTGATGATCAGCGCCTTGCCGCTGTGCCGGGCCACCAGGAACGGCCAGCCGGGGACGCCGCTCGGCATCGTGGTCCACTGCTGGTTGAAGGTGCCCGTGCAACCCTGCTGGTGCACCCCGGCACCATCGGCCTGGCTGGCGTTGTCCACGGTCATGCACTGGCCGCTGAAGGCGACGACCAGCTCGAAGTAGCCACTGTTGTCCAGCGCCACCTTCCGCCAGAGCTGGACCACCGTGCCGTTGCAGGTGAACTGCTGTACGACGCCGCCCCTGCGGTCGACTTCGACGCATTTGCCGCTGTGCAGGTTGCGGATCTGGTTGAACGTGACCGCGTTCGGGGTGACCGGGTTCGCGCTCGCCGTTCCGGGACTGCCCAGGATCACGGCGGCTGCGGCCGCGAACGCGGCCAGTCCCGCGAAGATCTTCTGCCTGACGTTCATGTCGTTCCCCTCCGTCACTGGATCGGACCGGCCGGACGCTACGGCCCGGTCGCCGATCCGGAATGGGTGAGCTCCCCCAACTTGACGGGTAGCCGACGGCGGGAACTGGGTGAGCGGGAGCGGTACTACCGTCGATGCCGTGCGGTTGTGGGAACGCGACGCGGCACTCGGCCTGCTCGATCGGCTGCTGGGCGACAGCGCTGCCGGGGGCCTCGTCGCCCTGGTGGCCGGCGAAGCCGGACTCGGCAAGTCGGCCCTGGTCACGGAGTTCGTCCGACGGTCCGGGCCGCGGGCCCGGGTCCTCTGGGGTGGCTGCGATCGCCTGATCACCCCGCGGGCGCTGGGTCCGCTGCGCGACATCGGCCGGCACACCGGTGGCCTGCTGGCCGAGCGGTTGAGCGCGCGGGCGGACCAGGAGGAGATCTTCGCGGCGTTCCTGAACGAGCTGTCCGGGCCACGGCAGCGGCCCCGGCCCGTGATCGTGGTGGAGGACGCGCAATGGGCGGACGCGGCCACCCTGGATTGGATCACGCTGCTCGGCCGACGGATCGGGCGGCTGCCCGCGCTGCTGGTCATCACCTATCGCGATGACGAGCTGGCGCTCGACCATCCGTTGCGGAGCACCCTCTCTTCGCTGCCCAGCGCCATGGTCCGCCGGGTACCGCTGCTGCCCCTGTCCCCGCAGTGCGTGCACGAGCAGGCACTGCGCACCGGCCGGGACCCGGTGCGGGCCTACCACCTGACCGGGGGCAACCCGCTGCTGGTGACCGAGCTGGCGAACGCCGCGGGGCAGGCGGTTCCGGGCGCGGTGCAGAACCTCATCCTGGACCGGCTGCGCGCCCTGCCGGCGGCGGCACGCGAACTGGCCCAGCTGGTGGCGGTGGTGCCCAGCCGCGCTGACACGGCGATGGTCGCCGGCTCAGCCGGCCTGGATGACGTGGCCGACCTCGTCGACCGGTGCATCGGCGCCGGGGTCCTCGTCGCGTCCGGCGACGGCGTGTCCTACCGGCATGAACTGCTGCGCGCGGCGGTGGAGGACGCGCTGTCGCCGCCGCGGCGGGCCGCTCTGCACCAGCGGGTGCTGGACACCCTCATCGGCATTCCCGGCACGGATCCGGTGCGGTTGGTGCACCACGCGCGGTACGCCGGCGACGCGCCCGCAATCCTGCGATACGGGCAGGCGGCCGCAGCCGACGCGGCCCGCCACGGCGCGCACCGGGAAGCGGCGGCGTTGTACCGGGCCGCCGCGGACCACGCCGCCCGGCTGTCCGCCCCCCGGCGTGCCGAGCTGCTGGAACTGTACGCGTTGCAGGCCTACCTGGCCGGGCAGCTCAGCGAGAGCCTGCGAGCCCGGCGCCGGGCGGCGGCAGAGCGGCAGGAGCTGTGCCAGCCCCGGCAGGTCGCGGAGAACCTGCGGTGGATCTCACGGCTGGCGTGGTGGACCGGGCAGGCCGCGCTGGCCCGCGAGGCAACCGACCGGGCGGTGACCTCACTGGCCACCGGGCCGCCCTGCCGGGAGCTTGCGATGGCGTACAGCAGCCTGGCGCAACAGCACATGCGCGCGTGGGAGCACGACGAGGCGATCGCGGTGGGCGAGCAGGCCCGGGTCATGGCGCAAGAGCTGGGCGACGCGGAGACCGTCGTCCACGCGACCATCAACGTGCAGGCGGCGCGGCTCACTCGCGGGGCGACTGACG
Above is a genomic segment from Actinoplanes ianthinogenes containing:
- a CDS encoding ATP-binding protein; its protein translation is MRLWERDAALGLLDRLLGDSAAGGLVALVAGEAGLGKSALVTEFVRRSGPRARVLWGGCDRLITPRALGPLRDIGRHTGGLLAERLSARADQEEIFAAFLNELSGPRQRPRPVIVVEDAQWADAATLDWITLLGRRIGRLPALLVITYRDDELALDHPLRSTLSSLPSAMVRRVPLLPLSPQCVHEQALRTGRDPVRAYHLTGGNPLLVTELANAAGQAVPGAVQNLILDRLRALPAAARELAQLVAVVPSRADTAMVAGSAGLDDVADLVDRCIGAGVLVASGDGVSYRHELLRAAVEDALSPPRRAALHQRVLDTLIGIPGTDPVRLVHHARYAGDAPAILRYGQAAAADAARHGAHREAAALYRAAADHAARLSAPRRAELLELYALQAYLAGQLSESLRARRRAAAERQELCQPRQVAENLRWISRLAWWTGQAALAREATDRAVTSLATGPPCRELAMAYSSLAQQHMRAWEHDEAIAVGEQARVMAQELGDAETVVHATINVQAARLTRGATDARAALLEAHERAAAAGYVDQAVRALVCLSGGLTDELGQYGSAVVHLDRALAYAAEHDLDGYLHYLLGARANLRVHSCDWTGALRDADAALAGPGQFAVTAVFPLVARGRIEAARGHPGALATLTEAARRADEIGEPQWMAPVAAARSEYFLWNGDLDRAAAQARQGLARAAGTCQPFHLGALAYRLWQADGTRTTTTAVAEPYQQMINGDWAGAAAAWTARGAIYLRLEAMAAGDRTAASEALRMLDGLGAVRATERLRARLRQRGVTGVPRGPRRPTAAHPAGLTARQAEILTMLADGSSNADIAAKLTLSRKTVEHHISALLGKLGAANRGQAIVIAHRRNLVLSPNPADPSD
- a CDS encoding MFS transporter, translating into MATPPSSLRAAWIALTGLSAVFLFEMLDTSILTVALPTIGRDLHASTVALQWVTGAYAVVFGGLMLAFGALADRFGRRRFMLIGLVLLGATSLATAFVGTAEQLIAVRALTGVAAAMTTPGSMALAFRLFDDDRLRVRATTLISTVGLVGLAIGPTAGGLVLTVAPWQVLLLVNVPIAALAFLGIRAGIAADDPADLHRDPVDVAGAALGTTTIGLALLAPTLFVDGSPARWPVAVAAVVTAVLFVLRQRTARHPLLDLKLVGQPLVAGGLADKAAAALATAGLGYLVTLQLQLDWGWTPAQAALGLLPQVVVLVAGGAVVDPFVRRVGLDRAAWMSATAVVAGLAVYTLFGRLGYAWVALALALVAAGLRVVGVVAAVNVLRGLPRSRTTIGAALTDTATEVTSGAGLAIAGTVLAAVFTGDLATDHWTPQQTAEFATASRVAGLVLTLTAAALVAWAYRRTHRPAPAPEPRPAEAPVGA
- a CDS encoding RICIN domain-containing protein, yielding MNVRQKIFAGLAAFAAAAAVILGSPGTASANPVTPNAVTFNQIRNLHSGKCVEVDRRGGVVQQFTCNGTVVQLWRKVALDNSGYFELVVAFSGQCMTVDNASQADGAGVHQQGCTGTFNQQWTTMPSGVPGWPFLVARHSGKALIIKSESLLDRASLVQDTIGDDGPDSLHAGDWQFQ
- a CDS encoding DinB family protein; protein product: MLESQRERVPLNDDGEQDTALAFLSFARSCVLKKVGGLDDEQLRRRLVVSDTTLLGLVQHLTDAERYWFGYTVGGDKQHADVDFTMIVPADRPADQVIADYRTAIAESDAHLRAVGGLGTRTAHPVGDEHRTVRWVVAHMTGETVRHAGHADILRELIDGVTGR
- a CDS encoding LURP-one-related/scramblase family protein, producing the protein MADNRTMYVIRERLFAIGDDFDVLDENGTKVFHVDGKVLSLRNRVVIEDLTGAEVASVHRHLVAMRPTYEVRIGGEKAAEVRKKMFTPFRDKFVIDVPGPDDLEMKGNLLDHEYVIEQGGTEVASVSKRWLTLHDTYAVQITAGIDPLLIIGSVLALDLAMNRGVGD
- a CDS encoding xylulokinase, with product MTNLREAIDQGRTALGIELGSTRIKAVLIGPDHEAIATGSHDWENQFVDRVWTYSLEAVWAGLQDCFAKLAADVRAKHGTELRTTGALGVSAMMHGYLAFDADGELLTPFRTWRNTNTGDASEALSDLFGHNIPHRWSIAHLYQAILNGEEHIGRLAHVTTLAGYVHWKLTGRQVLGVGDASGMFPIDVATGTYDAGMLAQFDELVAGRGVPALAGLLPAVLPAGETAGTLTEAGAALLDPTGVLLAGLPLCPPEGDAGTGMVATNSVARRTGNVSAGTSIFAMIVLDGPLSRMHPEVDLVTTPAGDLVAMVHCNNGASELNSWAGLFAEFATALGVRADSNTIFETLFRSALAGAPDGGGLMAFNYLSGEPITRLHEGRPLFLREPGSTLDLATFMRTQLYSALATLRIGMDVLQKAESVRLDRMFAHGGLFKTQGVAQNLLAAAINTPVSVGDLAGEGGAWGIAILAAFLSGRKDGQSLDQFLNNDVFAGTQLDTAAPDPVDVAGFDAFMRRYIAALPVQQAAVEHS